One Hordeum vulgare subsp. vulgare chromosome 4H, MorexV3_pseudomolecules_assembly, whole genome shotgun sequence DNA window includes the following coding sequences:
- the LOC123451145 gene encoding uncharacterized protein LOC123451145: MARCSRACLPLLLLLFACGLVQSSYGSRPSPRGAQEHGALSPAMVHGDGAIGFRPSTVKGAAGRRGANDDDGGGGGVESSEQREGSGSPVLRQALGRMLLGSKLARRVLGGEAEDSAAGPSCHSNNAHITCTPPAQH; encoded by the coding sequence ATGGCACGGTGCTCGCGCGCTTGCCtcccgctgctgctgctgctcttcGCGTGTGGCCTTGTGCAGAGCTCCTACGGCTCGAGGCCGTCTCCCCGGGGGGCGCAGGAGCACGGGGCGCTGTCTCCGGCGATGGTTCACGGCGACGGGGCGATCGGATTCCGGCCGTCGACGGTGAAGGGTGCGGCTGGTCGTCGTGGAGCaaacgatgacgatggcggcggtggtggcgttGAGTCGTCGGAGCAGAGGGAGGGTTCAGGGTCGCCGGTGCTGCGGCAGGCGCTGGGAAGGATGCTGCTGGGCTCGAAGCTGGCGCGGCGGGTGCTGGGAGGGGAGGCGGAGGACTCGGCGGCGGGGCCGTCGTGCCACTCCAACAACGCGCACATCACCTGTACCCCGCCGGCGCAGCACTGA